One Micromonospora eburnea genomic region harbors:
- a CDS encoding ATP-binding protein: MDLTCGHCSRSAGPDDRFCGGCGRPLTVTCPGCGHTNNAEANFCTNCGQPLRDHSVAPQEDRRQVSVLFIDIVDFTKYAERADPEQARGLQQAYFATVRRLVHQYGGVVEKYIGDAVMALFGAPVATDNDALRCVRAGLELQRSLARQPGGPHPPLGFRVGIATGEALVDLTAARDGGQAFVTGDVVNTASRLQGLAPAGGVVVDESTWAATQHEMEYADQPPVTLRGRSAVSRIWLALRARPQRDAHSAELTPMVDRDHERGLLVSALHRTVTERTSQLVTVFGPAGVGKSRLLRELARHAANLPGSRVTWLTGHCPPFGENVTYAALADIVRSWTGLPDSDDPTGTRERLRERLGRLADPHAVRLAEALGPLVGVPGERLTSAETEAAWRRFLLALAATAPTVLVFEDMHWADEAMLSFVEQLGAAARGVPLLVLATARPELRERHPAWTGTISGAMSISVPPMHDGDIDVLYSLLLGQATLPAEARAPLIEFADGNPLYAQEYARMLLDGGLVNPTRNAVRLDPVGGAEMPRTVQAVIANRLDLLDPADRGVLQAASVVGVQFWAAPVALSLNRPVEWVERALHRLQRRDMVYELPTSTMPGQPEYRFRHILVRDVCYQRLPRAERVSRHQRTADWLEQLADDRPHDLAEVLANHRWAAHEIARTIGLDPAPYARATRTALHRAARRAYELHALDTAATLVGRALAVECGPDPTLELFQAEVAFYRDSDGFLVDGGTEVLTELAERLSGAGDLPGAAKAWRLLATAAWARADRSETLRCLDRAIGLHAGLPDSEDKVGALLELARLHMLDAAAEPACAAAEAATELAERLELREARANGRITLAVARYQAGAEEAYAELAAITEECRVERLTSRRRAVHNLAWALQEEGDLAGSARLIDEQRSLDLAGEHGLTVSFADQWTRSYYSGDWTAALRMAEGSTRRPTDEWDLHIVAVSGWIRALGDTPDTVPEGGAAPDLVDQALVAARRSGFHRVLRSTVAHAALCRAVQGRREEALALLRELDADWRRTRMIPFAEWVPAVGHVAGVLGGEAALLVRDLLARSPRATRWARAAGRSADAALAWRAGDARRAADLLATAARSYAEMTDVTDHVIASALSVGPLAEVDPKAAADTLARVRAFAERNAAGGLLRLAST; encoded by the coding sequence ATCGACCTCACCTGTGGACACTGCTCCCGGTCCGCCGGGCCGGACGACCGCTTCTGCGGCGGATGCGGTCGGCCCCTGACGGTCACCTGTCCGGGCTGCGGCCATACCAACAACGCCGAGGCCAACTTCTGCACCAACTGCGGCCAGCCGCTACGCGACCACTCCGTCGCGCCCCAGGAGGACCGACGCCAGGTCAGCGTGCTGTTCATCGACATCGTCGACTTCACCAAGTACGCCGAGCGCGCCGACCCGGAGCAGGCGCGGGGGCTGCAACAGGCGTACTTCGCCACGGTCCGGCGGCTGGTCCACCAGTACGGCGGCGTGGTCGAGAAGTACATCGGCGACGCGGTGATGGCGCTGTTCGGCGCCCCGGTGGCGACGGACAACGACGCCCTGCGCTGCGTCCGGGCGGGGCTGGAGCTGCAGCGGAGCCTGGCCCGGCAGCCGGGCGGCCCACACCCGCCCCTCGGGTTCCGGGTCGGCATCGCGACGGGTGAGGCGCTGGTCGACCTCACCGCGGCCCGCGACGGCGGCCAGGCGTTCGTCACCGGCGACGTGGTGAACACCGCCTCCCGGTTGCAGGGGCTGGCGCCCGCCGGCGGGGTGGTGGTCGACGAGAGCACCTGGGCGGCCACCCAGCACGAGATGGAGTACGCCGACCAGCCGCCGGTGACGCTGCGCGGGCGGTCCGCGGTCAGCCGGATCTGGCTGGCGCTGCGCGCCCGGCCCCAGCGCGACGCGCACAGCGCCGAGCTGACCCCGATGGTCGACCGGGACCACGAGCGGGGCCTGCTGGTCAGCGCGCTGCACCGCACCGTCACCGAGCGCACCTCGCAGCTGGTGACGGTGTTCGGCCCGGCCGGGGTGGGCAAGAGCCGGCTGCTGCGTGAGCTGGCCCGGCACGCGGCGAACCTGCCCGGCTCCCGGGTGACCTGGCTGACCGGCCACTGCCCGCCGTTCGGCGAGAACGTCACGTACGCGGCGCTGGCCGACATCGTCAGAAGCTGGACCGGGCTGCCGGACTCCGACGATCCGACCGGCACGCGCGAGCGCCTGCGGGAGCGGCTGGGCCGACTGGCCGACCCGCACGCGGTGCGACTGGCCGAGGCGCTGGGCCCGCTGGTCGGCGTACCCGGCGAGCGGCTCACCTCGGCGGAGACCGAGGCCGCCTGGCGGCGGTTCCTGCTCGCGCTGGCCGCGACCGCGCCGACGGTGCTCGTCTTCGAGGACATGCACTGGGCGGACGAGGCGATGCTCTCCTTCGTCGAGCAACTCGGCGCGGCGGCCCGGGGCGTGCCGCTGCTGGTGCTCGCCACCGCCCGCCCGGAGCTGCGCGAGCGGCACCCGGCCTGGACCGGCACGATCAGCGGCGCGATGTCGATCTCCGTGCCGCCGATGCACGACGGGGACATCGACGTTCTCTACTCGCTGCTGCTGGGGCAGGCCACCCTGCCGGCGGAGGCCCGCGCCCCGCTGATCGAGTTCGCCGACGGCAACCCGCTCTACGCGCAGGAGTACGCGCGGATGCTGCTCGACGGCGGGCTCGTCAACCCGACGAGGAACGCGGTCCGGCTCGACCCGGTCGGCGGGGCGGAGATGCCCCGCACCGTGCAGGCGGTGATCGCCAACCGGCTCGACCTGCTCGACCCGGCCGACCGTGGGGTGCTCCAGGCCGCCTCGGTGGTCGGGGTGCAGTTCTGGGCGGCGCCGGTGGCGCTGTCGCTCAACCGCCCGGTGGAGTGGGTGGAGCGGGCGCTGCACCGGCTCCAGCGCCGGGACATGGTCTACGAGCTGCCCACCTCGACCATGCCCGGCCAGCCGGAGTACCGGTTCCGCCACATCCTGGTGCGGGACGTCTGCTACCAGCGGCTGCCCCGGGCCGAGCGGGTGTCCCGGCACCAGCGCACCGCCGACTGGCTGGAGCAGCTCGCCGACGACCGGCCGCACGACCTGGCCGAGGTGCTGGCCAACCATCGCTGGGCGGCACACGAGATCGCCCGCACGATCGGGCTCGATCCGGCCCCGTACGCGCGGGCCACCCGCACCGCGCTGCACCGCGCGGCCCGCCGGGCGTACGAGCTGCACGCGCTGGACACCGCGGCCACCCTGGTCGGCCGGGCCCTCGCCGTGGAGTGCGGCCCGGACCCGACGTTGGAGCTCTTCCAGGCCGAGGTGGCGTTCTACCGGGACAGCGACGGGTTCCTGGTCGACGGGGGCACCGAGGTCCTCACCGAGCTGGCCGAGCGGCTGTCCGGTGCGGGCGACCTGCCGGGCGCGGCGAAGGCCTGGCGGCTGCTGGCCACCGCGGCCTGGGCCCGGGCCGACCGGTCGGAGACGCTGCGCTGCCTGGATCGGGCGATCGGCCTGCACGCCGGGCTGCCGGACAGCGAGGACAAGGTCGGCGCGCTGCTGGAGCTGGCACGGTTGCACATGCTCGACGCCGCGGCCGAGCCGGCCTGCGCCGCCGCCGAGGCGGCCACCGAGCTGGCCGAGCGGCTGGAGCTGCGGGAGGCACGGGCGAACGGCCGCATCACCCTCGCCGTGGCCCGCTACCAGGCCGGGGCCGAGGAGGCGTACGCGGAGCTGGCCGCGATCACCGAGGAGTGCCGGGTGGAGCGGCTGACCAGCCGCCGGCGGGCCGTGCACAACCTGGCCTGGGCGCTACAGGAGGAGGGTGACCTGGCCGGCTCGGCCCGACTGATCGACGAGCAGCGGTCGCTGGACCTGGCCGGTGAGCACGGCCTGACGGTGAGCTTCGCCGATCAGTGGACCCGCTCGTACTACAGCGGCGACTGGACGGCGGCGCTGCGGATGGCCGAAGGGTCGACGCGGCGACCGACCGACGAGTGGGATCTGCACATCGTGGCCGTGTCCGGCTGGATCCGCGCCCTCGGCGACACGCCGGACACCGTGCCGGAGGGCGGCGCGGCACCGGACCTGGTGGACCAGGCGCTGGTCGCCGCCCGGCGCAGCGGCTTCCACCGGGTGCTGCGCTCGACCGTGGCGCACGCGGCGCTGTGCCGGGCGGTGCAGGGCCGCCGCGAGGAGGCGTTGGCGCTGCTGCGCGAGCTGGACGCCGACTGGCGGCGTACCCGGATGATCCCGTTCGCCGAGTGGGTGCCGGCGGTCGGGCACGTGGCCGGGGTGCTCGGCGGCGAGGCGGCGCTGCTGGTACGCGACCTGCTGGCCCGCTCGCCCCGGGCGACCCGCTGGGCGCGGGCGGCCGGGCGCTCCGCCGACGCGGCCCTGGCCTGGCGGGCCGGCGACGCGCGGCGGGCGGCCGACCTGCTCGCGACGGCGGCCCGCAGCTACGCCGAGATGACCGACGTCACCGACCACGTCATCGCATCGGCCCTGTCGGTCGGGCCACTGGCGGAGGTGGATCCGAAGGCCGCGGCCGACACGCTCGCCCGGGTACGCGCGTTCGCCGAGCGGAACGCGGCCGGCGGCCTGCTCCGCCTCGCGTCGACCTGA